From a single Nicotiana tomentosiformis chromosome 2, ASM39032v3, whole genome shotgun sequence genomic region:
- the LOC104107229 gene encoding protein S40-5, whose product MAKGRKLTNSRSEMLLGNYSYRNGSETVNGSSELGEDDVWSTVNGMVNGDDHVPRNEWSPRATTDSNGTFGGFMSRKQPVPRADHHSRRHQVGGLSLAFDDSGKMSSSRILHQFHGQDAPSPRACHMATSAPVNVPDWSKIYRVNSVESLHDSDDGVNDHDSEIVPPHEYIARSRNSASHSVFEGVGRTLKGRDLSRVRDAVWSQTGFDG is encoded by the coding sequence ATGGCAAAGGGTCGGAAACTGACCAATAGTAGAAGCGAAATGCTATTAGGAAACTACAGCTACAGAAATGGAAGTGAAACAGTCAATGGTTCCTCAGAACTAGGAGAAGATGATGTCTGGTCAACGGTTAATGGCATGGTCAACGGGGACGATCACGTCCCCAGGAACGAGTGGAGTCCACGCGCCACCACAGATAGTAACGGCACCTTCGGTGGTTTCATGAGCCGCAAGCAGCCAGTCCCACGAGCTGACCACCACAGCCGCCGCCACCAGGTGGGGGGCTTGTCATTGGCGTTTGATGATTCAGGTAAAATGTCATCTTCTCGGATCTTGCACCAGTTTCACGGACAAGACGCGCCATCCCCACGTGCTTGCCACATGGCCACCTCGGCCCCAGTGAATGTCCCTGATTGGTCCAAGATATACCGAGTTAACTCGGTCGAGTCATTGCACGACTCGGATGATGGCGTGAATGATCACGACTCGGAGATTGTTCCCCCGCACGAATACATTGCTAGGAGCCGAAACTCGGCTTCCCACTCGGTGTTCGAAGGCGTTGGACGAACATTAAAGGGTCGAGATTTGAGCCGAGTCCGAGATGCTGTGTGGAGTCAGACCGGATTTGATGGCTGA